From a region of the Tenggerimyces flavus genome:
- a CDS encoding class I SAM-dependent methyltransferase — protein sequence MATRSVPVEEALDQVRRAVLDASSLARAVAAGRRRGAAVPWRRAELRYIDLKGGRALEVTTYDETRARARNAPAGTMAAESLLDELLQAPFANWHVETATESIQVRITKKGNALVHVTSAETGTAVDRQHDRPKPRVLTAEHPVFRAVGITDPRGQVKPSRQAKYRQVDEFLRILGPAIDDALTSGKLPEPTSSRPLRVVDLGCGNAYLTFAATAYLLDVRKLPANVVGIDVRPQARRRNTELAESLGLGRHLTFHESSIAVAELPDPPDVVLSLHACDTATDEALARAIRWQAPVILAAPCCHHDLQAQLSKAATPEPYVMIARHGILRERFADVLTDAVRSSLLRQHGYRVDAVQFVGSEHTPRNILLRALRTGAEPTEAIEREYAAMTREWGIRPALARMLE from the coding sequence ATGGCCACAAGATCTGTACCCGTTGAGGAAGCGCTGGACCAGGTGCGACGAGCGGTGCTCGACGCGAGCAGCCTGGCGCGGGCGGTCGCCGCTGGACGGCGACGGGGAGCCGCTGTGCCGTGGCGGCGGGCCGAGCTCCGCTACATCGACCTCAAGGGCGGACGTGCGCTCGAGGTGACCACGTACGACGAGACGCGCGCTCGGGCCAGGAACGCGCCGGCGGGAACGATGGCCGCGGAGTCCTTGCTCGACGAGTTGCTCCAAGCCCCGTTCGCGAACTGGCACGTGGAGACCGCGACCGAGTCGATCCAGGTGCGGATCACGAAGAAGGGCAACGCGCTCGTGCACGTGACGTCAGCCGAGACCGGGACGGCCGTCGATCGGCAGCACGACCGACCAAAACCGCGCGTCCTCACTGCCGAGCACCCGGTCTTCCGCGCGGTCGGGATCACCGATCCGCGGGGGCAGGTGAAGCCGAGCCGGCAGGCGAAGTACCGGCAGGTCGACGAGTTCCTCCGCATCCTCGGACCAGCGATCGACGACGCCCTCACCTCGGGCAAGCTGCCGGAGCCCACATCCTCCAGACCTCTGCGGGTGGTGGACCTCGGCTGCGGAAACGCCTATCTGACCTTCGCTGCCACCGCCTATCTCCTCGATGTCAGGAAACTGCCGGCAAACGTGGTGGGCATCGACGTACGGCCGCAGGCGCGGCGGCGGAACACCGAGCTCGCGGAGTCGCTCGGCCTCGGGCGTCACCTCACCTTCCACGAGTCCTCCATCGCCGTGGCCGAGCTCCCCGACCCCCCGGACGTCGTCCTCTCCTTGCACGCTTGCGATACCGCCACCGACGAGGCACTCGCGCGGGCGATCCGATGGCAGGCGCCGGTGATCCTGGCCGCTCCCTGTTGCCACCACGACCTCCAAGCCCAGTTGAGCAAGGCCGCCACGCCGGAGCCGTACGTCATGATCGCCCGGCACGGGATCCTTCGGGAACGGTTCGCCGACGTCCTCACCGATGCCGTGCGCAGTTCTCTTCTCCGCCAGCATGGCTATCGTGTCGACGCGGTCCAGTTCGTGGGCAGCGAGCACACGCCGCGGAACATCCTGTTGCGAGCGCTCCGGACGGGCGCCGAGCCGACCGAGGCGATCGAGCGCGAGTACGCGGCGATGACGCGGGAGTGGGGCATTCGGCCGGCGCTGGCGCGGATGCTCGAATGA
- a CDS encoding SDR family oxidoreductase — protein MRMTGKAVLVTGGTSGIGKGIALGLATMGAHVAITGRDHRRTTQAAAEVYTAGSPQVDVFVADLSSQSEVRRMATEVLQRLPRIDDLVNNVGGYWNTRHVTADGLERTFALNHLAAFLLTNLLLPRLEATGSARVVTVASNAQSMGRIDFDDLQGERAYSGATAYNQSKLANVMFSYELARRLRHRDVTANALHPGLVSTSFGAEDPGRTQRLLVPLLRPFMKTPAQGATTAIRLASSPDLEQVTGRYFAAGKSKRTSPLSYDESTAAKLWRVSSELVGLTAGSTAG, from the coding sequence ATGAGGATGACTGGCAAGGCCGTGCTGGTGACCGGCGGCACGAGCGGGATCGGCAAGGGGATCGCGCTCGGGCTGGCCACGATGGGAGCGCACGTCGCGATCACCGGCCGGGACCACCGGCGTACGACCCAGGCGGCCGCGGAGGTCTACACCGCCGGCTCCCCGCAGGTGGACGTGTTCGTCGCGGACCTGTCGTCCCAGTCCGAGGTACGGCGGATGGCGACCGAGGTCCTCCAGCGCCTCCCCCGGATCGACGATCTGGTCAACAACGTCGGCGGCTACTGGAACACCCGGCACGTCACCGCGGACGGGCTCGAACGCACCTTCGCGCTCAACCACCTCGCGGCGTTCCTGCTGACCAACCTGCTCCTCCCCCGGCTCGAAGCCACCGGCTCAGCCCGCGTCGTCACGGTCGCGTCGAACGCCCAGTCGATGGGGCGGATCGACTTCGACGACCTCCAAGGGGAACGGGCGTATTCCGGAGCAACGGCCTACAACCAGTCCAAGCTCGCGAACGTGATGTTCAGCTACGAGCTCGCGCGGCGGCTGCGGCATCGCGACGTCACCGCGAACGCGCTGCATCCGGGCCTGGTGAGCACCTCCTTCGGAGCCGAGGACCCCGGCCGTACCCAACGACTCCTCGTTCCTCTCCTCCGCCCCTTCATGAAGACCCCGGCCCAAGGTGCCACCACGGCGATCCGGCTGGCATCCAGTCCCGACCTCGAGCAGGTGACCGGTCGCTACTTCGCCGCCGGCAAGTCCAAGAGAACGTCCCCGCTCAGCTACGACGAATCCACCGCGGCCAAGCTCTGGCGGGTGAGCAGCGAGCTGGTCGGGCTGACCGCGGGATCGACAGCGGGCTGA
- a CDS encoding winged helix DNA-binding domain-containing protein, whose translation MTTTRTLSTRALNRAVLARQLLLARADLPVVDAVERVLGLNAQSPNPPYLALWSRLAGFVGKELTAALEDRTVVRSVLMRATQHVVSVADFALIRSAVAPLFRRVQRNTFGSRTRALDLDALVAEARELLAGGAVLTRPELGRALAASRPGADASALGWTVQYLLPVVHPAPSGTWNSYGATPFELASWTGVRAEASAESLGVLVRRYLAAFGPATVGDARSWSGIAGLKEIFEQLRPSLRTFRDEAGRELFDVPDAPLQDEDEPAPVRLLPDFDAPLLAYADRTRMMTDDIRRQVCVGDGVAATVLVDGTVAATWTLATAKGTATLTVRPLRKLTKADRQAIEPEALALLAFAQPDSTHEVRIEP comes from the coding sequence ATGACGACGACGCGAACGCTCAGCACGCGGGCCCTCAACCGAGCCGTGCTCGCGCGGCAGCTCCTGCTCGCCCGCGCCGACCTGCCCGTGGTGGACGCGGTCGAACGGGTGCTGGGCCTGAACGCGCAGAGTCCGAACCCGCCGTACCTCGCGCTCTGGAGCCGGCTCGCCGGGTTCGTCGGCAAGGAGCTGACCGCCGCGCTCGAGGACCGTACGGTCGTCCGGTCGGTGCTGATGCGCGCGACCCAGCACGTGGTGTCGGTCGCCGACTTCGCGCTGATCCGTTCCGCGGTCGCGCCGTTGTTCCGGCGGGTGCAGCGGAACACGTTCGGCAGCCGTACGCGCGCCCTGGACCTCGATGCGCTTGTCGCGGAGGCCCGCGAACTACTCGCCGGCGGGGCGGTGTTGACGCGCCCGGAGCTCGGCCGCGCGCTGGCGGCGAGCCGGCCGGGCGCCGACGCGAGCGCGCTGGGCTGGACCGTGCAGTACCTGCTGCCGGTGGTGCATCCGGCGCCGAGCGGGACGTGGAACAGCTACGGCGCGACGCCGTTCGAGCTCGCCTCGTGGACCGGCGTACGGGCGGAGGCCTCGGCCGAGTCGCTGGGGGTGCTGGTCCGCCGCTACCTCGCGGCCTTCGGCCCGGCGACTGTGGGCGACGCGCGTTCGTGGTCCGGCATCGCCGGGCTCAAGGAGATCTTCGAGCAGCTTCGTCCGTCCCTGCGGACGTTCCGCGACGAAGCTGGCCGGGAGCTGTTCGACGTACCCGACGCGCCGCTCCAGGACGAGGACGAGCCGGCGCCGGTGCGACTGCTGCCCGACTTCGACGCGCCGCTGCTGGCGTACGCCGACCGGACCCGCATGATGACCGACGACATCCGCCGCCAGGTCTGCGTCGGCGACGGCGTGGCCGCGACCGTCCTCGTCGACGGAACGGTGGCCGCGACCTGGACCCTCGCCACCGCCAAGGGGACGGCCACCCTCACGGTCCGGCCCTTGCGGAAGCTCACCAAGGCGGACCGCCAAGCGATCGAACCCGAGGCGCTGGCGCTGTTGGCGTTCGCCCAACCGGACAGCACGCACGAGGTCCGCATCGAGCCATGA
- a CDS encoding phytoene desaturase family protein, whose amino-acid sequence MNHYDVVVVGGGHNALVAATYLARAGKSVLVLERLDRTGGAAVSEATFPGVDARLSRYSYLVSLLPDQIVSDLGLSIRLASRPVASYTPVERDGRHTGLLVERDPGAATAESFRSLTGSDAEYAAWQSFYGELADLAKVLGPTMLEPLRSAADVRSLVGARAFERFCERPLGEVVESTFADDTVRGVVVTDGLIGTFTHPHDPSLLQNRCFLYHLVGNGTGEWRVPVGGMGAVTAALGEAAAAAGVTVLTRAEVTSVAVDGTNGEVTYVADDASHTVSCSYVLAGVAPAVLDRLLGRTPAVVPEGAQVKLNMVVTRLPRLRSGADPRQAFAGTFHVAEDYSELETAYAEASTGALPTRMPGELYCHSLTDPSILGPSLVAEGWQTLTMFVLHTPARLFASSPEAARDEAARRAVAALDAYLEEPLASCLAVDRDGRPCLEVKSPLDIEAAVGMPGGHIFHGDLQWPWAPSSDEAGQWGVETPIRNLLLCASGARRGGGVSGIPGHNAAHAVLALD is encoded by the coding sequence GTGAACCACTACGACGTCGTCGTGGTCGGTGGCGGGCACAACGCCCTCGTCGCCGCGACCTATCTGGCCCGGGCCGGCAAGTCGGTGCTCGTTCTCGAGCGGCTCGACCGCACGGGCGGTGCCGCGGTCAGCGAGGCGACGTTCCCCGGCGTCGACGCCCGGCTCTCGCGGTACTCGTACCTGGTGAGCCTGCTGCCGGACCAGATCGTCTCCGACCTCGGCTTGTCGATCCGGCTCGCGTCGCGGCCCGTGGCGTCGTACACGCCGGTCGAGCGGGACGGCCGGCACACCGGGCTACTGGTGGAACGGGACCCGGGCGCGGCGACCGCGGAGTCGTTCCGGTCCCTGACCGGGTCGGACGCGGAGTACGCGGCGTGGCAGTCGTTCTACGGCGAGCTGGCCGACCTCGCGAAGGTGCTCGGGCCGACGATGCTCGAGCCGCTGCGGTCCGCCGCGGACGTGCGGTCTCTGGTCGGGGCGCGGGCGTTCGAGCGGTTCTGCGAGCGGCCGTTGGGCGAGGTGGTCGAGTCGACGTTCGCCGACGACACCGTGCGCGGGGTGGTCGTGACGGACGGGCTGATCGGGACGTTCACGCACCCACACGACCCGTCGCTGCTGCAGAACCGGTGCTTCCTCTACCACCTGGTCGGCAACGGGACCGGGGAGTGGCGGGTGCCGGTCGGCGGGATGGGCGCGGTGACCGCGGCGCTGGGCGAGGCCGCCGCGGCCGCGGGTGTGACGGTGCTCACGCGCGCGGAGGTGACGTCGGTCGCGGTGGACGGGACGAACGGCGAGGTGACGTACGTCGCGGACGACGCGTCGCACACGGTGTCGTGCTCGTACGTCCTGGCGGGCGTGGCGCCGGCCGTGCTGGACCGGCTGCTCGGACGTACGCCCGCAGTGGTGCCCGAGGGCGCGCAGGTGAAGCTGAACATGGTGGTGACGCGGCTGCCGCGGCTGCGCTCGGGGGCGGATCCCCGCCAGGCGTTCGCGGGGACGTTCCACGTGGCGGAGGACTACTCGGAGCTGGAGACGGCGTACGCGGAGGCGTCCACTGGGGCGTTGCCGACGCGGATGCCGGGCGAGCTGTACTGCCACTCGCTGACGGACCCGTCCATCCTGGGGCCTTCGCTGGTGGCCGAAGGATGGCAGACGTTGACGATGTTCGTCCTGCACACGCCGGCCCGGCTCTTCGCCTCCTCGCCCGAGGCCGCGCGGGACGAGGCGGCGCGGCGGGCGGTGGCTGCGCTGGACGCGTACCTGGAGGAGCCGCTCGCGTCGTGCCTCGCGGTCGACCGGGACGGGCGGCCGTGCCTGGAGGTCAAGTCGCCGCTCGACATCGAGGCCGCGGTCGGCATGCCGGGCGGGCACATCTTCCACGGCGACCTCCAGTGGCCCTGGGCGCCCTCGTCCGACGAGGCCGGCCAATGGGGCGTGGAGACCCCGATCCGCAACCTCCTCCTGTGCGCCAGCGGCGCCCGCCGCGGCGGCGGCGTCAGCGGCATCCCCGGCCACAACGCCGCCCACGCCGTACTGGCCCTCGATTAG
- a CDS encoding tyrosine-type recombinase/integrase has translation MKEARAELARIRNEINAGTYVKESKLTLNEYLDEYLVGATRELRASTKRSYQGAFRCPRERLGDRPMQSISKSDIERLVEYMETTARKRSGPPGTGLGPRSVRLTLGRLSAAFEMAMLEGLLARNVVRLVEPPTYKRRKPAIWNEADVQTFLDLAARDRLHAVWRLSMYGLRRGEVMGLRWSDIDLQAKTLTVTQARLCINNVIRIEAPKSDNGIRTLPMDDELVAALKDLHRRQSEERLRAGNGYARYLKDLNWYVPGDAYLAVDANGYPMHPEWYSDEFLRLARQAGLSRIRLHDSRHTALSLMEKSGVPISIISKWAGHCDPSFTYRTYVHANDDDLKIAARSIGKLHKRGKRKAA, from the coding sequence ATGAAAGAGGCCCGAGCTGAACTCGCGCGTATCCGCAACGAGATCAACGCGGGTACGTATGTGAAGGAGTCCAAGCTGACGCTCAACGAGTACCTGGACGAGTACCTCGTGGGTGCGACCCGCGAGCTCCGAGCCTCCACCAAGCGCTCCTACCAAGGTGCCTTCCGATGCCCACGAGAGCGACTCGGCGATCGGCCGATGCAGTCGATCAGCAAGTCCGACATCGAGCGACTGGTCGAGTACATGGAGACGACGGCACGGAAGCGCAGCGGTCCGCCGGGGACGGGCCTCGGTCCCCGCTCGGTACGGCTAACGCTGGGAAGGCTCTCCGCGGCATTCGAGATGGCGATGCTCGAGGGTCTCCTCGCTCGGAACGTGGTGCGGCTCGTGGAGCCACCCACCTACAAGCGGCGGAAGCCCGCCATCTGGAACGAGGCGGATGTCCAGACGTTCCTCGACCTGGCTGCTCGCGACCGCTTGCATGCCGTCTGGCGGCTCAGCATGTACGGGCTGCGTCGGGGTGAGGTGATGGGTCTGCGGTGGTCCGACATCGACCTGCAGGCGAAAACGCTGACGGTCACCCAAGCCCGGCTGTGTATCAACAACGTGATCCGAATCGAGGCCCCGAAGAGCGACAACGGGATACGTACCCTGCCCATGGACGACGAGCTCGTTGCCGCACTCAAGGATCTGCATCGTCGGCAATCCGAAGAGCGGCTTCGGGCCGGCAACGGGTACGCGAGGTACCTCAAGGACCTGAACTGGTACGTCCCGGGCGATGCGTACCTCGCCGTGGATGCGAACGGGTACCCGATGCACCCGGAGTGGTACTCCGACGAGTTCCTGCGATTGGCCCGGCAAGCCGGGCTCTCGCGTATCCGGCTCCATGACTCACGTCACACCGCGCTGAGTCTCATGGAGAAGTCCGGAGTGCCGATCTCGATCATCAGCAAGTGGGCCGGGCACTGCGATCCCTCGTTCACCTACCGGACGTACGTGCACGCGAACGACGACGACCTCAAGATCGCTGCCCGTTCGATCGGCAAGCTGCACAAGCGCGGGAAGCGCAAGGCAGCGTAG
- a CDS encoding helix-turn-helix domain-containing protein, translating to MYMSKTRGNDPGPTIDELLHMPATVDITTAARALGLGRSTGYELARRGEFPCRVIHVGSSYRVPTAELLRILGIEPAA from the coding sequence ATGTATATGAGCAAGACAAGGGGAAACGACCCTGGACCCACTATCGACGAACTACTCCACATGCCCGCGACGGTAGACATCACCACTGCCGCACGAGCTCTCGGTCTCGGCCGATCCACAGGCTACGAGCTCGCCCGACGAGGCGAGTTCCCGTGTCGCGTCATCCATGTCGGCAGTTCGTATCGGGTGCCCACCGCAGAACTACTTCGGATCCTGGGAATCGAGCCAGCAGCGTAG
- a CDS encoding helix-turn-helix domain-containing protein codes for MPNERLRAALLERGVSASQLAEALRVDHKTVERWVNGRLPYRRHRFSIASYLGFDEVYLWPDALSRDQVASASESEIIAVWPHRSEVPMESWRRLFEGAEHEIGVLVYAGIFLSEDAPLQRILMEKAASGVAVRFLVGQPDSEQVAQRSHDEGLDGSMEMKIRGALVNYRPLRQTVNVEFRFHSTPLYNSIYLADDQLFVNTHVFGIPAAKAPMWHLRKVAGGELATIFAASFERVWETGNPLPED; via the coding sequence ATGCCGAACGAACGGTTGCGCGCCGCCCTCCTCGAGAGGGGTGTCAGCGCGTCCCAACTGGCCGAAGCCCTCCGCGTAGATCACAAGACCGTCGAACGCTGGGTCAACGGACGACTCCCGTACCGACGGCATCGATTCTCCATCGCCAGCTACCTCGGCTTCGACGAGGTCTATCTCTGGCCGGACGCGCTCTCACGGGACCAGGTCGCCTCCGCGTCGGAGAGCGAGATCATTGCCGTTTGGCCGCATCGATCTGAGGTTCCCATGGAGTCGTGGCGCCGGCTCTTCGAAGGCGCGGAGCACGAGATCGGCGTTCTCGTCTACGCGGGGATCTTCCTTTCCGAGGATGCTCCGCTGCAGAGGATCCTCATGGAGAAAGCGGCCTCCGGCGTCGCAGTGCGTTTCCTGGTTGGCCAGCCAGACAGCGAGCAGGTGGCCCAACGAAGTCACGACGAGGGACTTGACGGCTCGATGGAGATGAAGATCCGCGGCGCCCTTGTGAACTACCGTCCCTTGCGCCAAACAGTCAACGTCGAGTTCAGGTTCCACTCCACCCCGCTGTACAACTCGATCTATCTCGCCGACGACCAGTTGTTCGTCAATACGCACGTCTTCGGGATCCCCGCGGCCAAGGCTCCTATGTGGCATCTCCGCAAGGTCGCCGGCGGCGAGCTGGCTACCATCTTCGCGGCGAGCTTCGAACGCGTGTGGGAGACAGGCAACCCCCTACCGGAGGACTGA
- a CDS encoding NUDIX hydrolase codes for MARRIDYYDDPSAPHANSLVPSVNVVVIDDQSRVLMIRRTDNDNWAVPGGAIDLGESVTQAAIRETMEESGIDCRITGLVGIYSDPKHVLHYTSNDEVRQEFSILLTAAPIGGEPRPSSESSEVHWIDRAKVLDLTMDRSMRLRVVDFLNRPSVSPHLD; via the coding sequence ATGGCACGGCGAATCGACTACTACGACGATCCCAGCGCGCCGCACGCGAACAGCCTCGTCCCATCAGTCAACGTCGTCGTGATCGACGATCAGTCTCGCGTGCTGATGATTCGGCGTACGGACAACGACAACTGGGCTGTGCCAGGCGGCGCGATCGACCTCGGCGAATCCGTCACTCAGGCAGCGATCCGCGAGACCATGGAAGAGTCTGGAATCGACTGTCGTATCACCGGGCTAGTCGGCATCTACTCCGACCCGAAGCACGTTCTGCACTACACCAGCAACGACGAGGTCCGGCAGGAGTTTTCGATCCTCCTCACCGCGGCACCGATCGGCGGTGAACCTCGTCCCAGCAGCGAGAGCTCAGAGGTGCACTGGATCGACCGCGCCAAGGTCCTCGACCTCACCATGGACCGCTCGATGCGCCTTCGAGTGGTGGACTTCCTGAATAGGCCATCCGTCAGCCCTCATCTCGACTGA
- a CDS encoding HD domain-containing protein, which produces MIRAEDAAGIARELLADALPRRWAHSEGVAARARSLASVLGDRAELLEAAAWLHDIGYAPPIAHSGFHPLDGARYLRDVERANDMLCRLVAHHSGASAEAEERGLLAELETEFAMPPDELIEALVYCDMTTDPDGKPTTVEARLAEVGQRYGPDHAVMRAITRSTSNLIDMTRATARRLERFSRDEG; this is translated from the coding sequence GTGATCCGGGCCGAGGATGCAGCGGGAATTGCTCGCGAGCTTCTCGCTGACGCGCTGCCCCGCCGGTGGGCGCACTCGGAAGGGGTGGCCGCCCGAGCCCGGAGCCTCGCAAGCGTCCTTGGCGATCGGGCCGAGCTCCTGGAAGCAGCCGCCTGGCTGCACGACATCGGGTACGCGCCGCCGATCGCCCATTCTGGGTTCCACCCGCTGGATGGGGCTCGTTATCTGCGGGACGTCGAACGCGCCAACGACATGTTGTGCCGCTTGGTTGCTCATCATTCTGGCGCCTCGGCGGAGGCCGAGGAACGTGGCCTTCTCGCCGAGCTCGAAACTGAGTTCGCCATGCCCCCTGACGAACTCATCGAGGCGCTCGTCTACTGCGACATGACAACGGATCCTGATGGTAAGCCGACGACAGTCGAGGCACGGTTGGCGGAAGTCGGGCAGAGGTACGGTCCGGACCATGCCGTCATGCGCGCGATCACCAGGTCGACATCGAACTTGATCGACATGACGAGGGCGACGGCGCGCCGGCTGGAGAGGTTCAGTCGAGATGAGGGCTGA
- a CDS encoding helix-turn-helix domain-containing protein gives MNDSLRRALFAAQMTEEDVAVNLEVDPKTVRRWLGGRVPYARHRQALAKLLAVDEPLLWPRLHNAGQLDPELVAVYPHGLEAPAWFTFFDAAIHEVDILHKPEPRTNQPNLVSTLERFPTNVRARVIVADPALGQYRWRRGHQLRWAGTDFAHGIYRVDSELLVLQHAYGISESTEPVLHLIDMAQPDGLFATYMVSFEAAWRIATTDPVARDTATGKTSAE, from the coding sequence ATGAACGACTCCCTGAGGCGGGCGCTCTTCGCCGCACAGATGACAGAAGAAGACGTGGCAGTCAACCTCGAAGTAGACCCCAAAACCGTCCGCCGCTGGCTAGGTGGACGCGTTCCATACGCGCGCCACCGCCAAGCACTGGCCAAGCTGCTGGCGGTGGATGAGCCGCTTCTCTGGCCTCGCTTGCATAATGCCGGACAACTCGACCCCGAACTCGTGGCGGTCTACCCGCACGGCCTTGAGGCGCCGGCGTGGTTCACCTTCTTCGACGCGGCGATCCACGAGGTCGACATCCTTCACAAGCCCGAGCCGCGCACCAATCAACCAAACCTCGTCAGCACGCTCGAACGATTCCCGACCAACGTCAGAGCCCGCGTCATCGTGGCGGATCCAGCACTCGGCCAATACCGTTGGCGGCGAGGACACCAACTTCGTTGGGCAGGAACAGACTTCGCCCACGGCATTTACCGTGTCGACAGCGAGCTGCTTGTCCTTCAGCACGCCTACGGCATATCGGAGTCAACCGAACCTGTCCTCCATCTCATCGACATGGCCCAGCCCGACGGGCTCTTTGCGACCTACATGGTGTCATTCGAAGCAGCCTGGCGGATTGCGACGACAGACCCTGTCGCCCGGGATACGGCGACAGGAAAGACAAGCGCCGAATAG
- a CDS encoding PRC-barrel domain-containing protein has translation MTISSEFAEFDAWNYRPTAGYAGGNDLVGYKVAATDGDIGKVDRATYEVDGASLVVDTGPWIFGKKVLLPAGLVERVDPAEEKVYVDRTKDQIKDAPEYDPDPEESTGTPTWGDDDYRSRLGGYYDETYRTGGGAL, from the coding sequence ATGACCATAAGCAGCGAGTTCGCCGAGTTCGATGCGTGGAACTATCGGCCGACCGCCGGCTACGCCGGGGGCAACGACCTAGTCGGCTACAAGGTCGCCGCGACCGACGGTGACATCGGCAAGGTGGACCGCGCCACCTATGAAGTAGACGGTGCGAGTCTGGTGGTCGACACCGGGCCGTGGATCTTCGGCAAGAAGGTGCTGCTGCCCGCCGGCCTAGTGGAACGGGTCGACCCCGCCGAGGAGAAGGTGTATGTCGACCGGACCAAGGACCAGATCAAGGACGCCCCCGAGTATGACCCGGACCCCGAGGAGTCGACCGGGACACCCACCTGGGGCGACGATGACTACCGCAGCCGCTTAGGCGGCTACTACGACGAGACCTACCGCACCGGCGGCGGCGCCCTCTAG